In the Pyrolobus fumarii 1A genome, one interval contains:
- a CDS encoding 7-carboxy-7-deazaguanine synthase QueE gives MAAGVGSIKCVISEVFVSLQGEGPRIGTPALFVRLAGCNLRCPWCDTKYAWSAGRQTSVDELVHHVEKIVNTTGVRLLVFTGGEPLLQRECLVTLLEELGSRGVHIEASIETNGTIPPGPLAYMLDHAVISPKLSNSNYGGTNKPLSTRVAQEWLRLYHEKFLPVYWKFVIGSRDDLIEVDEFVDRHGINPQDVWLMPLSTSIEEQTRLLPLLAGHAIRRGYNVTPRLQHLARIK, from the coding sequence TTGGCCGCTGGGGTGGGTAGCATCAAGTGTGTCATCTCCGAGGTTTTCGTTAGCCTGCAGGGTGAGGGGCCGCGGATAGGCACGCCAGCTTTGTTCGTGCGTCTCGCTGGTTGCAACCTAAGATGCCCCTGGTGCGACACGAAGTATGCATGGAGCGCGGGTAGACAAACATCTGTTGACGAACTCGTACACCACGTCGAGAAGATTGTTAATACGACCGGCGTACGTCTCCTGGTGTTCACGGGCGGCGAGCCACTTTTACAACGCGAGTGTCTAGTCACTCTCCTCGAGGAGCTGGGCTCCAGGGGTGTACATATAGAGGCTAGCATCGAGACTAATGGGACTATACCGCCGGGCCCGCTAGCCTATATGCTAGACCATGCAGTTATCTCGCCAAAACTGAGCAACAGCAACTATGGAGGCACAAACAAACCCTTATCGACACGCGTTGCACAGGAATGGTTACGCTTATACCATGAGAAGTTCCTACCGGTATACTGGAAGTTCGTAATTGGCTCCAGAGACGATCTCATCGAGGTTGACGAGTTTGTAGACAGGCATGGTATCAATCCCCAGGATGTATGGCTAATGCCCCTGTCAACGTCTATCGAGGAGCAGACCAGGCTATTGCCACTACTAGCAGGTCACGCTATAAGACGCGGATATAACGTCACGCCTAGATTGCAGCACTTGGCGCGCATAAAGTGA
- a CDS encoding HEPN domain-containing protein, with amino-acid sequence MPRYKLPEEWVEKARVFVEDAERHIEAGHYWLACFEAQQAAELYLKALITAVAGVHPFTHDLVELLEALRDLGFNVPEELYVYADALTPHYTLARYPGRKPVTYNKGLAKRCVRYARILIEWVESQAAQSDGGETKETG; translated from the coding sequence ATGCCGCGATATAAGCTTCCTGAAGAGTGGGTTGAGAAGGCTAGGGTTTTCGTTGAGGATGCTGAGAGGCATATAGAGGCGGGTCACTATTGGCTTGCATGCTTTGAGGCTCAACAAGCTGCCGAGTTGTACCTTAAGGCGTTGATAACTGCTGTTGCGGGTGTCCATCCATTCACACACGACCTTGTTGAGCTTCTCGAGGCTCTACGTGACCTCGGTTTCAACGTGCCCGAAGAGCTATACGTATATGCAGATGCACTTACACCCCACTATACACTGGCTAGATACCCGGGTAGAAAGCCGGTAACGTATAACAAGGGGCTCGCCAAGAGGTGCGTTAGATATGCAAGAATACTCATCGAGTGGGTTGAGAGCCAAGCTGCTCAAAGCGATGGCGGAGAGACTAAGGAGACAGGATAA
- a CDS encoding nucleotidyltransferase domain-containing protein, with amino-acid sequence MAERLRRQDKLLMEYVKRILDNYPHARVILIGSRARGTQLPYSDFDLVVVLPRVHDKLTLIEELRRLKPRGLNLDLIVLEESELSDPIVKKMLKNSIDLHNPHNARNVDTRSS; translated from the coding sequence ATGGCGGAGAGACTAAGGAGACAGGATAAGCTTCTAATGGAGTACGTGAAGAGAATCCTTGACAACTACCCTCACGCAAGGGTGATACTTATAGGCTCTCGTGCACGAGGCACCCAACTACCCTACAGCGATTTTGATCTCGTGGTCGTGCTACCCAGGGTACACGATAAGCTCACGCTAATAGAGGAGCTGAGGAGACTCAAGCCTAGAGGGCTAAACCTAGACCTCATAGTACTCGAGGAAAGCGAGTTATCCGATCCGATAGTGAAGAAGATGCTCAAGAACAGCATAGATCTTCACAATCCTCATAATGCACGTAATGTAGATACACGTTCCTCTTAG